In Streptomyces sp. NBC_01551, one DNA window encodes the following:
- a CDS encoding HSP90 family protein: protein MTSSSPNQTAENEIPEASNSFQVDLRGLVDLLSHHLYSSPRVYVRELLQNAVDAVTARSAHEPGARIRIRLSASAGRVTIEDSGIGLTAAETHSFLATIGRSSKRGGDHDLESARRQFLGQFGIGLLACFVVARQIRVVTRSARDPQAAPVEWLASDDGSYTVRELPHEARPEPGTTVILEARAGAEEWTTPAKVEQLARDYGSLLPYDITFDDGEGGEPRPVTDRPAVWDRPYPTPAARRVALAGHCAQLFGFTPLDSIDLDLPVAGVRGVAYVLPEPTSPAHRAGHRVHLKGMLLTDQADNLLPDWAFFVRAVLDTDTLRPTASRENLYDDETLAAVREALGARVRGWLAELAASEPERLAAFLSVHHLGVKSLARHDAELLGLMLPWLPFETSDGSMSLQEFAAAHTEIHFTRTVEEFRQIAPIAAAHGLGVINAGYTYDADLLALLPSVRPDLKVAELDAGAVTERLDPVPSSAELALAAFLSTARTRLEPQGCDVVLRAFQPVSVPALYLDDRQARQERDRTTALESADSLWTGILGALRGSAPRARLVLNHNNPLIRRIASLPDETLTGTAVESLYGQALLMSQRPLRPADSTLLNRAFLGLLEWATHPVETQEDPK from the coding sequence ATGACGTCCTCATCCCCGAACCAGACAGCCGAGAACGAGATACCCGAAGCCTCCAACAGCTTCCAGGTCGATCTGCGCGGGCTCGTCGACCTGCTCTCCCACCACCTCTACTCCAGCCCGCGCGTCTACGTCCGCGAGCTCTTGCAGAACGCCGTGGACGCCGTCACCGCCCGCAGCGCGCACGAGCCCGGGGCGCGGATCCGCATCCGCCTGTCCGCCTCCGCCGGGCGCGTCACCATCGAGGACTCCGGCATCGGCCTGACCGCCGCCGAGACGCACTCCTTCCTCGCCACCATCGGCCGCAGCTCCAAGCGCGGCGGCGACCACGATTTGGAGAGCGCCCGCCGGCAGTTCCTCGGGCAGTTCGGCATCGGCCTGCTCGCCTGCTTCGTCGTCGCCCGCCAGATCCGCGTCGTCACCCGCTCCGCCCGCGACCCGCAGGCCGCGCCCGTCGAATGGCTTGCTTCGGACGACGGCTCGTACACCGTCCGCGAACTGCCCCACGAGGCCCGCCCGGAGCCCGGCACCACCGTCATCCTGGAGGCCCGCGCCGGCGCCGAGGAGTGGACCACCCCGGCCAAGGTCGAGCAGCTGGCCCGCGACTACGGCTCCCTGCTGCCCTACGACATCACCTTCGACGACGGCGAGGGCGGCGAGCCCCGCCCCGTCACCGACCGGCCCGCCGTGTGGGACCGCCCCTACCCCACCCCCGCCGCCCGCCGGGTCGCGCTCGCCGGGCACTGCGCGCAGCTGTTCGGCTTCACCCCGCTCGACAGCATCGACCTCGACCTGCCGGTCGCCGGGGTGCGCGGCGTGGCGTACGTCCTGCCGGAGCCGACCAGCCCCGCCCACCGGGCCGGACACCGCGTCCACCTCAAGGGCATGCTGCTGACCGACCAGGCCGACAACCTGCTGCCCGACTGGGCGTTCTTCGTCCGCGCCGTCCTCGACACCGACACGCTGCGGCCCACCGCCTCCCGCGAGAACCTGTACGACGACGAGACCCTGGCCGCCGTACGGGAGGCCCTCGGCGCCCGCGTCCGCGGCTGGCTCGCCGAACTCGCGGCAAGCGAACCGGAGCGCCTGGCCGCGTTCCTGAGCGTCCACCACCTCGGCGTGAAGTCGCTGGCCCGGCACGACGCGGAGCTGCTCGGCCTGATGCTGCCCTGGCTGCCGTTCGAGACCAGCGACGGCTCGATGAGCCTGCAGGAGTTCGCGGCCGCCCACACCGAGATCCACTTCACGCGCACCGTCGAGGAGTTCCGCCAGATCGCCCCGATCGCGGCGGCCCACGGCCTCGGCGTCATCAACGCCGGCTACACCTACGACGCGGACCTGCTGGCCCTGCTGCCCTCCGTACGGCCCGACCTCAAGGTCGCCGAGCTGGATGCGGGAGCCGTCACCGAGCGGCTCGACCCCGTTCCCAGCTCCGCCGAACTGGCCCTCGCCGCCTTCCTGTCCACCGCGCGCACCCGCCTGGAGCCGCAGGGCTGCGACGTGGTGCTGCGCGCGTTCCAGCCCGTCTCCGTCCCCGCCCTCTACCTGGACGACCGCCAGGCCCGGCAGGAGCGCGACCGGACCACCGCGCTGGAGAGCGCCGACTCGCTGTGGACCGGCATCCTCGGCGCACTGCGCGGTTCGGCGCCGCGCGCCCGCCTGGTCCTCAACCACAACAACCCGCTGATCCGGCGGATCGCTTCGCTGCCCGACGAGACGCTGACCGGCACGGCCGTCGAATCGCTGTACGGGCAGGCGCTGCTGATGTCCCAGCGGCCGCTGCGCCCCGCCGACTCCACGCTGCTCAACCGGGCCTTCCTCGGGCTCCTGGAATGGGCGACCCACCCCGTCGAGACCCAGGAGGACCCGAAGTGA
- a CDS encoding GAF domain-containing sensor histidine kinase, producing MSVQESQESPEPSPGSPDSPGALVAGRTSDVVGTQGALDAATQATRSLQGLSTELTARVPQLLEAMRSVGTGLELHSTLDRICETAAELADARYAAIGVVDTEGRGLSDFVTHGISPELARQIGHRPDGKRGLLGALISHPDTVRLADLTKDPRSAGFPAHHPPMKTFVGVPIRVQGEIFGNLYLAEKNGGGEFNDYDVHMVRVLATEAGIAIGNARLYEAATQRERWIDGSVAVTTALLSGGDADDALAVVAEQARHLADSSAGIVMLPAEEGGMEIVAVSSEDPATSLGVVIPAESPVVGKLLQGEPIFVDDAASDPRMMGRLTHRYGPCMMLPLQSGGRVLGALVTPRARGARPFSEAERTLATQFASQAALALMMAEAQRDRERLAVFEDRDRIARDLHDLVIQRLFATGMMLEGAQRRSIVPEVVDGVGKAVDELDVTIQEIRTAIFALQQGPAEAPSGLRTRVLREINMAAVPLGFKPAHRFLGPIDAAVGELVGKNLIAALREALSNAFRHSEASRIEVVLDSTVTLPDGRPGVRLEVADDGVGIEEGGRRSGLRNLRRRAESLGGSSSYGPGIGEDGGGTTLVWEAPL from the coding sequence ATGTCAGTGCAGGAGTCGCAGGAATCACCGGAGCCTTCACCGGGCTCACCGGATTCGCCGGGTGCGTTGGTGGCGGGGCGCACTTCGGATGTGGTGGGGACGCAGGGTGCACTGGACGCCGCCACTCAGGCCACCCGGAGCCTTCAGGGGCTGTCCACCGAACTCACCGCCCGGGTGCCCCAGCTGCTGGAGGCCATGCGATCGGTCGGCACCGGCCTCGAACTGCACTCCACCCTGGACCGCATCTGCGAAACCGCGGCCGAGCTGGCGGACGCCCGCTACGCGGCGATCGGCGTCGTCGACACGGAGGGCCGCGGACTCTCCGACTTCGTCACCCACGGCATCAGCCCCGAGCTGGCCCGCCAGATCGGGCACCGCCCCGACGGCAAGCGGGGTCTGCTCGGCGCCCTGATCTCCCACCCCGACACGGTGCGGCTGGCCGACCTGACGAAGGACCCGCGCTCGGCGGGCTTCCCGGCGCACCACCCGCCCATGAAGACGTTCGTCGGCGTCCCCATCCGGGTGCAGGGGGAAATCTTCGGGAACCTCTACCTGGCGGAGAAGAACGGCGGCGGCGAGTTCAACGACTACGACGTCCACATGGTGCGGGTGCTGGCCACCGAGGCCGGCATCGCCATCGGCAACGCCCGGCTGTACGAGGCCGCCACCCAGCGCGAGCGCTGGATCGACGGCTCGGTGGCCGTCACCACCGCCCTGCTGTCGGGCGGGGACGCGGACGACGCGCTCGCGGTCGTGGCCGAGCAGGCCCGCCATCTGGCCGATTCCTCCGCCGGGATCGTGATGCTGCCCGCTGAAGAGGGCGGGATGGAGATCGTGGCCGTCTCCTCCGAGGACCCTGCCACCTCGCTGGGGGTGGTGATTCCGGCCGAGAGCCCGGTCGTGGGGAAGCTGCTCCAGGGCGAGCCGATCTTCGTGGACGACGCCGCCTCGGACCCCCGGATGATGGGCCGGCTGACCCACCGGTACGGGCCCTGCATGATGCTCCCGCTGCAGAGCGGGGGGCGGGTGCTGGGTGCGCTCGTCACGCCCCGGGCCCGCGGCGCGCGGCCGTTCAGCGAGGCCGAGCGGACCCTGGCCACCCAGTTCGCCTCGCAGGCGGCGCTCGCGCTGATGATGGCCGAGGCGCAGCGCGACCGGGAGCGGCTCGCGGTGTTCGAGGACCGTGACCGGATCGCCCGCGACCTGCACGACCTGGTCATCCAGCGGCTGTTCGCCACCGGGATGATGCTGGAGGGCGCCCAGCGCCGGTCCATCGTCCCCGAGGTGGTGGACGGGGTCGGCAAGGCGGTGGACGAGCTGGACGTGACGATCCAGGAGATCCGAACGGCGATCTTCGCGCTCCAGCAGGGCCCGGCGGAAGCCCCGTCGGGGCTGCGCACCCGGGTGCTACGGGAGATCAACATGGCTGCCGTGCCGCTGGGCTTCAAGCCCGCGCACCGGTTCCTCGGCCCGATCGACGCCGCCGTCGGCGAGCTGGTCGGCAAGAACCTGATCGCCGCGCTGCGCGAGGCCCTCTCGAACGCGTTCCGGCACTCCGAGGCGTCCCGCATCGAGGTGGTCCTGGACTCCACGGTCACCTTGCCCGACGGCCGGCCCGGAGTGCGGCTGGAGGTCGCCGACGACGGCGTGGGCATCGAGGAGGGCGGCCGGCGCAGCGGACTGCGGAACCTGCGCCGCCGGGCGGAATCGCTGGGCGGTTCGAGCTCGTACGGCCCCGGCATCGGCGAGGACGGCGGCGGGACCACCCTGGTCTGGGAGGCCCCGCTCTAG
- a CDS encoding Cof-type HAD-IIB family hydrolase: protein MGEDGAVTSAPQRPDGQTPAPRLIATDLDGTLLRDDKSVSPRTVAALAAAEEAGIEVFFVTGRPARWMDVVADHVHGHGLAICANGAAVVDLHAGREFVQVRELPRDTALTVVDALRAAAPGTSFAVERTDGINYEPTYPPFFQDPGATVATVEKLLREEPDASAPVLKLLAHHAELSPDEFLILARSAAGAYASITRSSPTALLEISGLGVSKASTLELCCAERGISPAEVVAFGDMPNDVEMLRWAGTSYAMGNAHPDVIAAASGRTVANNEDGVAVVIERIIAERTAARP, encoded by the coding sequence ATGGGCGAAGATGGAGCCGTGACCTCGGCTCCCCAGCGCCCGGACGGGCAGACCCCCGCGCCCCGGCTCATCGCCACCGACCTCGACGGCACCCTGCTCCGCGACGACAAATCCGTCTCGCCCCGCACGGTCGCCGCGCTCGCCGCAGCCGAGGAGGCCGGGATCGAGGTCTTCTTCGTCACCGGCCGCCCGGCCCGCTGGATGGACGTGGTCGCCGACCATGTGCACGGGCACGGCCTGGCGATCTGCGCGAACGGCGCCGCCGTCGTCGATCTGCACGCCGGCCGGGAATTCGTGCAGGTCCGGGAGCTGCCCCGGGACACCGCGCTGACCGTCGTGGACGCCCTGCGGGCCGCCGCACCCGGTACGTCCTTCGCCGTGGAACGGACCGACGGCATCAACTACGAGCCGACGTATCCGCCCTTCTTCCAGGATCCGGGCGCCACCGTCGCGACCGTCGAAAAGCTGCTGCGCGAGGAGCCCGACGCCTCCGCACCCGTGCTGAAGCTGCTCGCGCACCACGCCGAGCTGTCCCCGGACGAGTTTCTGATCCTGGCCCGGTCCGCCGCCGGCGCGTACGCCTCCATCACCCGGTCCAGCCCGACCGCCCTGCTGGAGATCAGCGGGCTCGGGGTGTCGAAGGCCAGCACCCTGGAGCTGTGCTGCGCCGAGCGCGGTATCTCCCCGGCGGAGGTCGTGGCCTTCGGGGACATGCCGAACGACGTGGAGATGCTCCGCTGGGCGGGCACCTCGTACGCGATGGGCAACGCCCATCCGGATGTGATCGCGGCCGCGTCCGGCCGTACCGTCGCGAACAACGAGGACGGTGTCGCCGTCGTCATCGAGCGCATCATCGCCGAGCGGACCGCGGCCCGGCCGTAA
- a CDS encoding MerR family transcriptional regulator, whose translation MSDQAVAEYRIEDLAHHSGATVRTIRAYQDRGLLPKPERRGRSNVYRATHLARLRQIADLLDRGYTLASIKELLEAWDAGRGLGGVLGLVAEVHGPWTDEEAARISRDELNERFGGKPDDDAVGEACELGVLERIPGRPDEFLVPSPQELAVAAELYAAGVPLAAITGHLRELRGQVEHIASRFLEFTTEHVFARYLGHVPPTDADAAEAATMVRRLRPLAQQTVDAELARAMRLFATRHLQRHLGAAGSTQPSGPSPVALPAETVRAVQELVGPDHVAEFVRAATERELQARTMNDLARRGGR comes from the coding sequence TTGTCCGATCAGGCGGTAGCCGAGTACCGGATCGAGGATCTGGCCCACCACAGTGGGGCGACGGTGCGCACGATCCGGGCGTACCAGGACCGCGGCCTGCTGCCGAAGCCGGAGCGGCGCGGCCGGTCCAATGTCTACCGGGCCACGCACCTGGCGCGGCTGCGCCAGATCGCGGACCTGCTCGACCGCGGCTACACCCTGGCCTCCATCAAGGAGCTGCTGGAGGCGTGGGACGCCGGGCGCGGGCTGGGCGGCGTACTGGGGCTGGTCGCCGAGGTGCACGGGCCGTGGACCGACGAGGAGGCGGCCCGGATCAGCCGGGACGAGCTGAACGAGCGGTTCGGCGGCAAGCCCGACGACGACGCGGTGGGCGAGGCGTGCGAACTGGGGGTGCTGGAGCGGATCCCGGGGCGCCCGGACGAGTTCCTGGTGCCCTCGCCGCAGGAGCTGGCGGTGGCCGCCGAGCTGTACGCGGCCGGGGTGCCGCTGGCCGCGATCACCGGGCACCTGCGGGAGCTGCGCGGGCAGGTGGAGCACATCGCCTCGCGCTTCCTGGAGTTCACCACCGAGCACGTCTTCGCCCGCTACCTCGGGCACGTGCCGCCGACGGACGCCGACGCGGCGGAGGCGGCGACGATGGTACGCAGACTGCGGCCGCTGGCGCAGCAGACGGTGGACGCCGAGCTGGCGCGGGCGATGCGGCTGTTCGCCACCCGGCATCTGCAGCGGCACCTGGGGGCCGCCGGGTCCACGCAGCCGTCCGGTCCGTCGCCGGTGGCGCTGCCGGCCGAGACGGTGCGGGCGGTGCAGGAGCTGGTGGGCCCCGATCATGTGGCGGAGTTCGTCCGGGCCGCGACGGAGCGGGAGCTTCAGGCCCGGACGATGAATGACCTGGCGCGCCGGGGCGGCCGGTAA
- a CDS encoding tetratricopeptide repeat protein encodes MTTMTREEIERGLEENRRSPGGAARNAHAEALSAAAEASGDRALFRETLDNQINAYLYSSESTKLLVPFARLLQEYDKDAGAFSEWEAHSLFWQFKWVASSIADSPEIPVESAAGWLDEMERRYRIAGYGERPVRKSELWFADAIGDDDRAERAYRRWQEAERDDMSDCHACELNGQGHYAVLRGDDARALEVWQPVLAGEETCAEEPHRVMAAALLPLLRLGRFEEARAQHLRGYRLARGKESLLPSVGRHIEFCALTGNEPRGLEILAEHAALVAPLANVDDRLSFHGGILVLLRRLRELGHGHLPAVPYEGVPRTVSELYEVLRAGALDIARRFDARNGTTRVSERFLTRIDRAPLVGALPLGVRSAALPQPVPAAPVAAPVPVAAPDGAAFAELVERARAARDVGHPASDALWAEVAGRAYALGDAVDPLVRADVADQRALAAARGGAADAALLVAAARDGYRALGRQERAALAELRLASVAAQSGAAPGEIRELLAVALRAAEALDAAEPLRVRRIALAELSAIRLESHLRSVEAADGHGHGPGQEHGHVHGHGQDHGHGRGELAAELGAFVASYARTLPDLVADAEEMLGRVALSEGDPERAVPLLASSADRAVAAGRPWQAVDPLVLRAGVLMSLDRPEEAEEAARSALAHAGELTDAELQAVVRLTLADILLGRADGAEEVAELALTASHWFDQAGLSADGGAQARLLLARAYARQARHADAAEVLRSTLPDLLEHGEQQAVAVREFLGDLLRESREAREAAEQYLLAAELVKDWEDPRPQAGFAQAAADQLSEARLSREAVAAYERALELHRLAGDAPVAEVRVLRSLAWLAIRDEVSAAGVARARALMAEAAGVLEKALTGDPDVPELRSELAQTWHQLAQVLDRWVGVHDPQDGDGGDQNQDSEGSGHAEPLSDAELEALRQEEILLWDRAAGVYAGLGPEYLRDRFQCLNGAAWTERELGRPEEGAARISALVEELRTWPEGAAAEWILPHAERTVEHLTA; translated from the coding sequence GTGACGACGATGACGCGCGAGGAGATCGAGCGGGGCCTCGAAGAGAACCGCCGCTCGCCCGGCGGCGCCGCCCGCAACGCGCACGCGGAGGCGCTGTCCGCCGCCGCCGAGGCGAGCGGCGACCGCGCGCTGTTCCGCGAAACGCTCGACAACCAGATCAACGCCTACCTCTACAGCTCGGAGTCGACGAAGCTGCTGGTGCCCTTCGCGCGGCTGCTCCAGGAGTACGACAAGGACGCCGGCGCGTTCTCCGAGTGGGAGGCTCACTCGCTGTTCTGGCAGTTCAAGTGGGTGGCCTCGTCGATCGCCGATTCCCCCGAGATCCCGGTGGAGTCCGCCGCCGGGTGGCTGGACGAGATGGAGCGCCGCTACCGGATCGCCGGCTACGGCGAGCGTCCCGTACGCAAGTCGGAGCTGTGGTTCGCCGACGCGATCGGCGACGACGACCGGGCCGAGCGGGCGTACCGGCGCTGGCAGGAGGCCGAACGCGACGACATGAGCGACTGCCACGCCTGCGAGCTCAACGGCCAGGGCCACTACGCGGTCCTGCGCGGTGACGACGCCCGCGCCCTGGAGGTCTGGCAGCCGGTGCTGGCGGGCGAGGAGACCTGCGCCGAGGAACCGCACCGGGTCATGGCGGCCGCGCTGCTGCCGCTGCTGCGGCTCGGGCGCTTCGAGGAGGCCCGCGCCCAGCACCTGCGCGGCTACCGGCTGGCCCGGGGCAAGGAGAGCCTGCTGCCCTCGGTCGGCCGGCACATCGAGTTCTGCGCGCTCACCGGGAACGAGCCGCGCGGCCTGGAGATCCTGGCCGAGCACGCCGCCCTGGTGGCGCCACTGGCCAACGTCGACGACCGGCTGTCCTTCCACGGCGGCATCCTCGTCCTGCTGCGCCGGCTGCGTGAACTGGGGCACGGCCACCTCCCGGCCGTCCCCTACGAGGGCGTGCCGCGCACCGTGTCCGAGCTGTACGAGGTGCTGCGCGCGGGCGCGCTCGACATCGCCCGGCGGTTCGACGCGCGCAACGGCACCACCCGGGTCTCAGAGCGGTTCCTCACCCGCATCGACCGGGCGCCGCTGGTCGGCGCACTTCCGCTCGGGGTACGCAGCGCGGCCCTGCCACAGCCGGTTCCCGCCGCGCCGGTGGCTGCGCCGGTGCCGGTCGCCGCTCCGGACGGGGCCGCGTTCGCCGAGCTGGTGGAGCGCGCCCGGGCGGCGCGTGACGTGGGGCATCCGGCTTCGGACGCGCTCTGGGCCGAGGTGGCCGGGCGTGCGTACGCGCTCGGGGACGCTGTGGATCCGCTGGTCCGTGCCGATGTGGCGGACCAGCGGGCCCTGGCCGCCGCGCGGGGCGGGGCCGCGGACGCGGCGCTGCTGGTGGCGGCGGCCCGTGACGGCTACCGGGCGCTGGGCCGGCAGGAGCGGGCCGCGCTGGCGGAGCTGCGGCTGGCGAGCGTGGCCGCGCAGTCGGGGGCCGCGCCGGGGGAGATCCGGGAGCTGCTGGCGGTGGCCCTGCGGGCCGCCGAGGCGCTGGACGCGGCCGAACCGCTGCGGGTCCGCCGGATCGCGCTCGCGGAACTGTCCGCGATCCGCCTGGAGTCGCACCTGCGCTCGGTCGAGGCCGCCGACGGACACGGGCACGGTCCCGGCCAGGAGCACGGACACGTACACGGGCACGGACAAGACCACGGGCACGGGCGCGGCGAGCTGGCCGCGGAACTCGGCGCCTTCGTCGCCTCCTACGCGCGGACGCTGCCCGATCTGGTGGCGGATGCCGAGGAGATGCTCGGCCGGGTGGCCCTGTCCGAGGGTGACCCGGAGCGGGCCGTGCCGCTGCTGGCCTCCTCCGCCGACCGGGCGGTCGCGGCGGGCCGGCCCTGGCAGGCGGTGGACCCGCTGGTGCTGCGCGCCGGTGTGCTGATGTCGCTCGACCGGCCCGAGGAGGCCGAGGAGGCGGCGCGCTCCGCGCTGGCGCATGCAGGAGAGCTGACCGACGCCGAGCTGCAGGCCGTCGTACGGCTCACCCTGGCGGACATCCTTCTGGGGCGGGCCGACGGGGCCGAGGAGGTGGCCGAGCTCGCGCTCACGGCGTCGCACTGGTTCGACCAGGCCGGCCTCAGTGCCGACGGCGGGGCCCAGGCCCGGCTGCTGCTGGCGCGGGCGTACGCACGCCAGGCCCGCCACGCCGACGCGGCCGAGGTGCTGCGGTCGACGCTGCCGGACCTGCTGGAGCACGGTGAGCAGCAGGCCGTGGCCGTACGGGAGTTCCTCGGGGATCTCCTGCGGGAGTCGCGGGAAGCGCGCGAGGCGGCGGAGCAGTACCTGCTGGCGGCGGAGCTCGTGAAGGACTGGGAGGACCCGCGTCCGCAGGCGGGCTTCGCGCAGGCAGCCGCCGATCAGCTGAGCGAGGCGCGGCTGTCGCGGGAGGCGGTCGCGGCGTACGAGCGGGCCCTGGAGCTGCACCGGCTGGCGGGGGACGCGCCGGTCGCCGAGGTCCGCGTCCTGCGGTCCCTGGCCTGGCTGGCGATCCGCGACGAGGTCAGCGCGGCGGGGGTGGCACGTGCCCGGGCCCTGATGGCCGAGGCGGCCGGGGTGCTGGAGAAGGCGCTGACGGGCGATCCGGACGTACCGGAGCTGCGGTCGGAACTCGCCCAGACCTGGCATCAGCTGGCGCAGGTGCTGGACCGGTGGGTCGGCGTCCACGACCCGCAGGACGGCGACGGCGGGGACCAGAACCAGGACAGCGAGGGCTCCGGCCACGCCGAGCCGCTGAGCGACGCGGAGCTGGAGGCGCTGCGCCAGGAGGAGATCCTGCTGTGGGACCGGGCGGCCGGCGTCTACGCCGGCCTCGGCCCCGAGTACCTGCGCGATCGCTTCCAGTGCCTGAACGGCGCGGCCTGGACGGAGCGGGAACTCGGCCGCCCCGAGGAGGGCGCCGCCCGGATCTCGGCTCTGGTCGAGGAACTCCGCACCTGGCCCGAGGGCGCGGCGGCGGAGTGGATCCTGCCCCACGCGGAGCGGACCGTCGAGCATCTGACGGCCTGA
- a CDS encoding aquaporin: MPVDASLPRRAAAELIGTAGLLVVVIGSGIQAAALSRDTGVALVANSLASAIGLGLIITLFGPLSGAHLNPVVTLTSWWGRRSGGEGVSGPEALVYAAAQTAGAVGGAVLAEVMFGRVPGTFATQVRGGGHLLVGEVVATAGLVLVIQGLGRIGRPRLIPAAVAAYIAAAIWFTSSGSFANPAGTIGRAFSDSFAGIAPQSLPGFVAAQLVGGAVGLVLASLLYGNTGRAASDAGSDPGSGSGSDAHADADSGTAAGSGPVAEIPRTKQAYEPIV; encoded by the coding sequence ATGCCAGTCGACGCATCTCTGCCGCGCCGCGCGGCCGCCGAACTCATCGGCACCGCCGGCCTGCTCGTGGTGGTGATCGGATCCGGAATCCAGGCCGCGGCCCTCAGCCGTGACACCGGTGTCGCCCTCGTCGCCAACTCGCTCGCCTCCGCGATCGGCCTCGGCCTGATCATCACCCTGTTCGGGCCGCTCTCCGGCGCCCACCTCAACCCCGTGGTCACCCTCACCTCCTGGTGGGGGCGGCGGAGCGGCGGCGAGGGGGTCAGCGGCCCGGAGGCGCTCGTCTACGCCGCCGCCCAGACCGCCGGGGCCGTCGGCGGGGCCGTTCTCGCCGAGGTCATGTTCGGGCGCGTCCCCGGAACCTTCGCCACCCAGGTCCGCGGCGGCGGCCACCTGCTGGTCGGCGAGGTCGTCGCCACCGCCGGACTCGTCCTGGTCATCCAGGGGCTCGGCCGCATCGGCCGGCCGAGGCTGATCCCGGCCGCGGTCGCCGCGTACATCGCCGCCGCGATCTGGTTCACGTCCTCCGGCTCGTTCGCCAACCCGGCCGGCACCATCGGGCGCGCCTTCAGCGACTCCTTCGCCGGGATCGCCCCGCAGTCGCTGCCCGGGTTCGTCGCCGCCCAGCTGGTCGGCGGAGCCGTCGGACTGGTCCTCGCGAGCCTGCTCTACGGGAACACGGGCCGGGCGGCATCCGACGCAGGCTCCGACCCCGGCTCCGGCTCCGGCTCTGACGCCCACGCCGATGCCGACTCCGGCACCGCCGCCGGCTCCGGTCCGGTGGCCGAAATACCGCGCACCAAGCAGGCGTACGAGCCCATCGTTTGA
- a CDS encoding LLM class flavin-dependent oxidoreductase encodes MSLRLSTVILPVRPWREGGRDQWLRAERLGFHTAYTYDHLSWRTFRDGPWFGALPTLTAAAAATERMRLGTLVTSPNFRHPVTLAKELISLDDISGGRVTLGIGAGGDGFDATVLGQEAWTPRERADRFAEFVPLLDRLLTEGAVTHQGTFYSADEARTIPGCVQTPRLPFAVAGNGPRGLKLAAQHGQAWVTTGDPKVFENGTPADSLEAIRGQLAKLDKALADAGRNSESIEKILLTGFTPERNTMLDSVDAFVDFAGRHRELGFTELAIHAPIPDSDFAADEDVFEKIATEGLAQLG; translated from the coding sequence ATGAGTCTGCGTCTGAGCACTGTGATCCTCCCGGTACGTCCGTGGCGCGAAGGGGGCCGCGACCAGTGGCTCCGGGCCGAGCGGCTCGGGTTCCACACCGCCTACACCTACGACCACCTCTCCTGGCGGACCTTCCGTGACGGCCCGTGGTTCGGGGCGCTGCCGACCCTCACCGCCGCGGCCGCCGCCACCGAGCGGATGCGCCTGGGCACGCTGGTCACCTCGCCGAACTTCCGCCACCCGGTGACCCTCGCGAAGGAGCTCATCTCCCTCGACGACATCTCCGGCGGGCGTGTCACCCTCGGTATCGGTGCCGGTGGTGACGGCTTCGACGCGACCGTGCTGGGCCAGGAGGCGTGGACCCCGCGTGAGCGCGCCGACCGCTTCGCCGAGTTCGTGCCGCTGCTGGACCGGCTGCTGACCGAAGGCGCGGTCACCCACCAGGGCACCTTCTACTCCGCCGACGAAGCCCGCACCATCCCCGGCTGCGTGCAGACACCGCGCCTGCCGTTCGCGGTCGCCGGCAACGGACCGCGCGGGCTCAAGCTCGCCGCCCAGCACGGCCAGGCCTGGGTGACCACCGGCGACCCGAAGGTCTTCGAGAACGGCACGCCCGCGGATTCCCTGGAAGCCATCCGCGGCCAGCTCGCCAAGCTCGACAAGGCCCTCGCGGACGCCGGACGGAACTCCGAGTCCATCGAGAAGATCCTGCTGACCGGGTTCACCCCGGAGCGCAACACCATGCTGGATTCGGTGGACGCCTTCGTCGACTTCGCGGGACGGCACCGCGAGCTCGGCTTCACCGAGCTGGCAATCCACGCGCCCATCCCGGACTCCGACTTCGCCGCCGACGAGGACGTCTTCGAGAAGATCGCCACCGAGGGGCTCGCCCAGCTGGGCTGA
- a CDS encoding RNA 2'-phosphotransferase: MDDRRTVKVSKYVSKHLRHQPERIGLVLDPQGWVEIDDLLRAAAAHGFPFSRAELDHVVAHNDKKRFAVDGTRIRASQGHTVAVDLDLPEAEPPAYLYHGTVATALDAIRAEGLRPMARHHVHLSPDRETATRVGARRGRPVVLSVDAGAMRAAGHVFRVSANGVWLADAVPPEFLRLP; the protein is encoded by the coding sequence ATGGACGACAGACGCACCGTGAAGGTGTCCAAATACGTCTCGAAACACCTGCGGCATCAGCCGGAACGCATCGGACTGGTGCTCGACCCCCAGGGCTGGGTGGAGATCGACGACCTGCTGCGGGCGGCCGCCGCCCACGGCTTCCCTTTCAGCCGCGCCGAGCTCGACCACGTCGTCGCCCACAACGACAAGAAGCGCTTCGCCGTCGACGGCACCCGCATCCGGGCCAGCCAGGGCCACACCGTCGCCGTGGACCTGGACCTGCCGGAGGCCGAACCGCCCGCGTACCTGTACCACGGCACCGTGGCCACCGCCCTGGACGCGATCCGCGCCGAGGGCCTGCGCCCGATGGCCCGCCACCACGTGCACCTGTCCCCCGACCGGGAGACCGCGACCCGGGTGGGCGCGCGGCGCGGCCGGCCGGTGGTGCTCAGCGTGGACGCGGGAGCGATGCGGGCGGCCGGGCACGTCTTCCGGGTCAGCGCCAACGGCGTCTGGCTGGCCGACGCGGTACCGCCGGAATTCCTGCGGCTCCCCTAA